aggaccactgctttaGAGCCAGAACCAGGCTGCACAGAGCAGGATCCTTATGCATCCTTTAGAGCCAGGAGCAGGGTGCACAGAGCAGGATCCTCATGCACCCTTTAGAGCCAGGAGCAGGCTGCATAGAGCAGGATCCTCATGCACCCTTTAGAGCCAGGAGCAGGCTGCACAGAGCAGGAACCTCACAAATCCTTTAGAGCCAGGAGCAGGCTGCACAGAGCAGGAGCCTCACGCATCCCTTTAGAGCCAGGATCAGGCTGCACAGAGCAGGATCCTCACGCATCCTTTAGAGCCAGGTGCAGCCTGCACAGAGCAGGACCCTCATGCATCCCTTTAGAGACAGGAGCAGGCTGCATAGAGCAGGATCCTCATGCATCCTCTAGAGCCAGAAGCAGGCTGCACAGAGCAGGAGCCTCACACATCCCTTTAGAGCCAGGAGCAGGCTGCACAGAGCAGGAGCCTCACGAATCCTTTAGAGCCAGGAGCAGGCTGCACAAAGCAGGATCCTCATGCAACCTTTAGAGCCAGGAGCAGGCTGCACAGAGCAGGAGCCTCACACATCCCTTTAGAGCCAGGAGCAGGCTGCACAGAGCAGGAGCCTCACGAATCCTTTAGAGCCAGGAGCAGGCTGCACAAAGCAGGATCCTCATGCAACCTTTAGAGCCAGGAGCAGGCTGCACAGAGCAGGAGCCTCACACATCCCTTTAGAGCCAGGAGCAGGCTGCACAGAGCAGGAGCCTCACGAATCCTTTAGAGCCAGGAGCAGGCTGCACAGAGCAGGAGCCTCACGAATCCTTTAGAGCCAGGAGAAGGCTGCACAGAGCAGGAGCCTCACACATCCCTTTAGAGCCAGGAGCAGGCTGCACAAAGCAGGATCCTCATGCAACCTTTAGAGCCAGGAGCAGGAGCCTCATGCATCCTTTAGAGCCAGGAGCAGGCTGCACAGAGCAGGAGCCTCATGCATCTTTTAATCttaaagtagtttttttagatactgagaaacttgccgttttgactgagaaagggtaaagtATCAATGAGAAACCAtcggccatgcattaacccttttaatatatttttgttgcattatacaactttgaaataatattttcaaGTATACAAGTatttcaacaattttacaatttactttgaatttaaacaagacatttattgtggctctgcctctgattctgaatcatcctctgagattttatacacacacacacacacacacactgctgtgcaaaagtctagACATGttctgttgatttgatggacaacgacacctgtgccctctgccagttctattgtcaattaaacacttgtcttctttctattccttaaggagaTTGTCTTCCTTGttggacagctttttgggtcttttaaggataaaatatgaaacactgataaggCATGCTGagtgactcgttgctctaaaacaggttcccTGCTGTGCATTACCCAATTTAAATAGCGTcccttttaatttaaacacataattaaccctctcaatggtttctttgctaattctgccttgttatttgcaagatttaaagaggcGTGTCTTCAGACAggatgtctttatgaaaccaacccCGTGTGTAGTATAGTGAccacatcctttacacagtaaagtgatcagtttcctttaaggaatgtatagctaacaaaaataaaaagttttgagCAAATTTTTTCATcatcaaaaaacataatttaattaagaaacggccatggtttgacattgctaattatagctttattaaaggcaggtagcatggaaagaaataaactaaacaataatgcaCTAACGTGATGCACATTTTTACAGAAAATCAGCAGCAAGACAGGCGTGAACATGTTTATGTTATGCTTTGCAAGAATTCTCTCAAACCTCGAGATGCTGGCATCTCGACTGAGGtcgatatttatgataataacctgtGAAAGTTGACTTGTGCAAAGATTGTTGCCAGttattgtgaaaaatgtgcacatttgagCCTTAGAGGTAACACTGGTTCCAATTGAGGGGTGGAGACACCCAGGGCCTGAGCAGACAGTTCAATTTAAAGGCGTTTACTTGACTATAGCATCTAATAAACTAATTTGCGGCTGAAGCTAGCCATGTGGGTTTGTATTAAAAGGTACGCGTTTGACTTTACTGCCATATGTATATAATGCTTTGTATTTATGTTCAGTTCAGCAACAAACTGGGCTAtgttctgtaaagcccagctctagTGGAGATGAAGATCTGTCCACTGTTGTTTGACTTCCTccactgcttttaataaaacagtCAACTCACTTGTGCTATTGTTGGTTTCTTTGGAGTTGTAGTGTGGAGAGGCAATACAAATCGTCTGTGTCTACATTTGTAATCAAACagagggagcaatctcattggctgacAAGTGTTCTAGCTTATGCAATTATGTCACCACCATACCAGCACAGCTTGAAACTTTAAGAACCACTCTACCTGATTCATTTGACAAGCAATTCAATTCAACCAATTTgctattttataatacaattcCACTTTCCAGGATGTTCAAATATGGTCACAAATCCCCAGATCTATGTAGACTGTTTACAGCACTTGGTTTAGCCCTGTGTCAAACACCCCTAAGcgaccatatttgaacaccctaaGAGACCATGTTTGAACATCATATTTAAACACCAtgttgtgctgtattgttttCTAAATCACTGGGATGGATGAATGTGGGAGGCATGAACGGTAGTGTTTGATTAGGCCCAGGTGTCTGTCCTGATGAAGGTGAGGCTGGAGCTTGATCTACCAATGCTGTGAGGATGGACTCCCCCATCCCACCCCACCCTCCGTGTTAGAGGagcaaattaaacacaattaatcaatttagtgtacagtgtacagttagaacaggacagcggccctccaggaccaaggttgagtagccctgctctataggattaagcagttacacatacagataatggatggatggatgttatGTAGTTGCTCTTTTGTAAAGCAACCTGTCGAAATGTTTTTGGAAGTCTTTGCACCTGAGTACCCTagtgcagtggtactcaacttCGGCCCTCGAaatctaatccagtccaggtttttactccaagcatgttctaatgtagttaactgaCGCTGTTACGAAGCCTGCTTGGAATATAGACCAGGGCTggaatggatctcgagggccagagtacCTCTGTCCTAGTGGATAACAAATACACACTACAACCTTAACTTGACATTCTGGTTATGATAAAGAATGTCTAGTTTGTTTGCTTCTGAAATGTCTCTTGTGAGTTTTGTATTACTGCCAGGTTcctttcaaagaaatgaaaagcttTGGTACAATAGCTTTTGTTTGCAACTACCACATGGTTTCCAAAACGCACACGTCCACatcatttgtaatggttaagtGTCAGGGTATACAGAGAAAATTCAAGACAAATGCATTAATGAAAAAAGAATCTCAGCCTTATTTAGGTTTACTGTCATGTAGAGATGCATTTTTACTCCCCAACGACCACTGGAGACTTGCAAGTTTTCATGTTTGCATGTGTTTGATTCATGTACGATTTGTAATATTCCTGATATCACAGGCAgtcttcagtgtgtgtgtgtgtgtgtgtgtgtgtgcttctctcAAACAATAGACAGCACAGAGCACACCACATAGACTGACACTCGATACATAAGTAATATGACCCAAATACTTCACCTTCTTTTTTAAATGCGCAGAATGTTTTGAAGAAAGTTCATCCAAAGAGGTGTccattaattcattttttgtttgatatgATTCAGTATATAATGGTTTGAAAGATAAGAGATGCAGAAACAAAGACAGCAGGGTGCTAGATTGCGAGGAAGGAAATCCCATGGCACTAGGACCTGGAGGACCTTGTTTACTCTATTGGAATGCAGTTGGGAGAGACACACCTGTGCGAATTACCTGACAAACCTCTCTGGCAGGAAGGCAATAAACATCTGCAATGTACTGAATCAACACAGGGGACCTGTCTGCTTCGCTGCAGCAACTACACTTCAGTCCAAGTAACAAGACTCAACTGTGATTACCAGCTCAAACACAATGTAAGTACCAATCCACTTCTTAATTGCAAACGTTATGTCATGCAGAGCAAAAAGGGAACAGGTACGCATTTTAAAGAAACTGCGCACATTTGCAAACGTGTTATATGCTCcctgtttaatttaaatactCTTTGGTGAGTTAATTACACCTGAGAGAGGCAAATGCTATCCTTCAGGTATAAACAATATAGATATCAGTGTGGTACAACCATCAGCTATTTCTTTTTATCAGATGGTTTGGATATTTTTGCAGATGGGTAATAATTAGGACTGCTAATTTAATCGCAGTTACTTCTGTGATTAACGCGTTAATTTTGGGGGAGATTAATTCACATCCTGTCTTGTTCCTCTTAGCAGTACTATAAAGCCATAAATAGTTGTGAGCTTTTTATTATCCGTGTTTCCTGTATGAAAAGAAGCAAACATTTTTGACACGAATATAAAATTCCACTAATACATATTTCGTATTGCAAGTGTATtgatatattgcaacaggtcgacaacatttctgaagcaaaataagttttaTGGTGTGATTCGCCAGATATTTAGGATGCTTATAGTTAAGGCTTTACAGTTGGCACAGGTTTGTTACTTTTAATTGCACCTTTAGAATACAGAGCTCAATGAAACTTGCTCAAAGTATCCCGTGGTAATGCTCTCTCCCCAAATTGTCCCAAGACCCCGCCAAACTTCCACAGTTCAGCGGCCATATAACATTGCGCAGTTAAAGCTGCAGTTGCATTAACTGCGCAGTAGAAAACgaatcatttttgctgtattaattctacattaataacattaattaaacaatCTGAAAGTGCAAATACTATAACCTGGCCAAAACCATAGAAAATATATCCAAACATTACAATAGCATCAGTAGTAAAACCAAATTAAATGAGATGGGTGAAGTATGTATCaataaatatgcgattaaaaccaagattaactaagattgttttttaatttcaaaattaatcgctatattttttgtaattgctcgaCAGCCTACtaataatgtataaaatgtttttgtaagtaCAAATCAACACCCCAAAAGTACAATGTACCTCACAATCACTTTTATAACTACTATTATGCAGTTATTAAACATACacataaaataacagaaataataacCTACCTTACCTGGTGTTTAGATCCGCAAGACCATCCTCCtctttttcattgcaaacttgtcGAGCATTTACAACAGCCGTTAAAGCAGGATTCGCACAGTACTAAAAATAACTAATttcgttgtaccttcttttccaaaggctacaataacAATTTCGCCCTtatgagtgatatgtatttccatacatatatTCAAATGTACAGTTAAagcattcattttcaattttttttttctttttagtattttgtataatatctatattaatcTTCGATTTGTGTTCTACTGAGAATCAAACCGCTCACGGGTTCAGAGACTAGTTTACATTGGTTAGGACGGGGATcgacactttattattattattattattattatattattattattattattattattattattattgtctcccACGTCGTTTAATAATGCATttcaaacccctaaaaccaccGCCTAGCTACGCCACTGCAAGTGGCATCTCTTTGCAGCATTGGTTTTAAATAGCTTGTGTTCACTGCACTTGCGGGCCATTTTGCTCATTAAAATTAGTTAGACACCTCAACGTTTATTAcgttaaaaaacaaaccaaaaaaaacaaacaaacaaacaaacaaaaaaacagggttaTGAAAGGCTTTGTAAGGGTTAAGGGAGCCCTGTTCAAATGCTCCTGCTTTGTGTGGTGGTGTTGTGGTGTCAGGTAAATGACCCATTGATAGTTTCCGGATTGCATTTTAGGAAATGTATTGTGTGCCTGCCACTTAATGGCTTTGAAATGTAGAATATGTCTTGTCAGACCTGCTTGAGAAGGAAGTAAGCTGAATTTGGGAAATATTTTCTGTTTGAGTTGGAGAATTGATTTTCATGAACCTTGTAGCTATCGCtagtaaaagcaataaagaaacaaTTGCATTAATAATGTCCAATATATATGGTACTGCAGTCAAGATAGCCCTCCTTCATTTGTTATTTCCTATCAAAACTAAAGGACCCCTTCTGAATGTTGCACTGTGACAATGTGAGCAGCTGTGTTAATGATCAGTCAACTAATTGTGCTAATATAAGTAATTGTGCTAATATAATATGTGTAATTGGGATAAAAGTAGTAGCTGCCCTTGACCCTCCCCCCACACACCCGAAATATTCCggaatgttataaaatgtgttcttcTTATAGAATTTCACCCTGACTATTCTGGATGCCTCGGGGTCTCTGACCAGACAAAGCACGTTTTGGAGGTCCTGGAGAAATGGCCATTGTTTCAAGTGAGACAGGTGTGTTTTCTAAGCTGGGTGGAGATGAAATGACCTATCCACACCCACCTACAGGGTgaaaattcaaatatatttatttaaccagggtaGAACCCTTGAGATACACATCTCCTTTCAAAGACGGCAAGAAATAACATCATAAAATCAATAGCAAGTCGTTcgaacaggacaaaaacaggtgGAACAATCATAAAACAGAATCAAAGCACAGGGAAGTTAACAATTCCAATGTGCATCCGTGTCAGATTCAATTAATAAGGTTAGTGTACTTTCACCAgtctaattttaattaaaatcccACATTTTGTTGTCGCAAACTGTTAATACGTACGTTGGCCATTTATTGCAGTTACCGTAAAGAAAAGCActtataagggggggggggggggattctctTAGCTTTGAAGaatgaagaaaacaaaggtacaacattttataaacaaatctTTAATAAAATCTTTAATAAAGTTAGAATAAAATAGTAAGCAggacaaacattacaattactattTGTAATTGCATTAACTTTATTTAAAGGCTAGTCACAGCTATACTGTAATAATAGTAAAATCGGTTTCATTTATAGGGttttgctgtgaaacaattaaacgGGGTTTTAAACCCTCCGTTTCCTTACTTTCTCAATCGGAATGATGAACAAGAGCACAACATTTAAGTGACTAGTTTTTTGTAGTGgtgttaatacaattacaaacagtGATTATAATAAAGTGTAtccatcttaaatatatattataattgtattttactgtttattattagaGGAGACAGGcagcaaaaaaaagtttgtgaaccactGGCTCAGAAGGAAAGAATAAAGGTAACTTGCGAGATTTGTTAGGGGCTTTCCTTTCACAACAATACTACACTTTTATCTTATCATCTGAGTCGCAGGtcagttgatttatttttaacaatgtattctatttgtttaaatCTGTACCATAGTAGTACATTTACAGATCTAGCCTAAGTCTAagtcttaaattaaattaaaataagataGCACTCAATTAAATAAATTGCCCGTTAGTTTAAAGTTTATACAAAAATCGTCCCAGCATATCCAACACATTATTGGTTTTAGTACCGCTGctaatttacagtaatgcatGGCACAGTACTTTATGAATTATATTAAAAGACTTACTTTGGCTAACTTCAGATCACatgcaagtaaacattttcatttattgttaagTTGAAGTTGCCTGTAAAACAGTAGGTGTCATTAATAAATGCTTGCAAAAAATTTGCATTAATACCAGGTGTTATTTTGAGTTGTGTTTCACAACAATTGCATGTTATAGCAAACGGgtgcaattaatcaattaattgaaCGTCCAGATGGGGTGATTAATCGATTTTAAAAAATGCCCAAATTAAAACCCCTAGTAATTTTATTATATTGGCTTAAATATGTTCCTAAACGCGTAAGTTATGCTAGGAAATGATACAGTTAAGACACATCTCATTTTCCACCTGGTCTGAAGTATCTGTAATTTATGATGCCAGTAAGGGTTTATtaacagatttatgaatcagacgaataatattctaatgagaaaattggtctctaagggcatGTTATTCTaagtgtgtgctgttttttgaCGGTAAATGACATTTATGCATTAtctgatgaaatactgtcatgtttaaaacatacaatgttgattcaagtaaaatgtatgtaGATGAAAGCAGTTAAACCCTGCTGTTGGTGTAGGTGTTTTACCTTTGTGTAAGAAACTTCACAACGTCTTTTACTTTGTGTTTCAGAAATCTTCATAGTATTACAGCACGTTGAGCATAACATACTGGGTAAAACTCCACAGTGCAGAGGATTACAAAAGAGTTCTCAGTAACAGTTTCCAATTATACTGGAAGCAAAGCAAGCATTTATTAACTTACATTCAGGTGCATACCACCACCACCCCAATTATTACCCAATGCTATCCTTTTAAACCAGTTCAAACTGATTCCAGTTTTGAACATAGCTTTGTTATCTTtatggcaacacacacacacacacacacacactggccaTCTTCGGCTTCAGCTCCTGCTAAGTGAAACGTATGCACTAACGTCAACTGTGAGTGGAAACTTACCAAATATACATACCAATTTCACCTACAGTTAGTGGCCTAATGTTAGCTCAGTTTATGAATTCTATGTTAGTGCATTCTGTGCTCCTCACTCTGCTTGCCTTTTCTCTAAGTGTAAAACTTTTAGGAAGTCTGTAGACAAATGTGTAGAGAGACAAACTTGTACTATGGAaatggagacttttttttttccattacccTGATGAAGGCACAAGCCAAACTTATCTGTCTACTTGAGCTGTTTTCTTAGGATCAATGactgaatgctttttaaaattatgactGAATTGCCGTTGCTCCTCTACAGAAACAGGGAAGGAAGACTATGTGTCTGAAGACGGTGGTGCAGACACTCCGGGTGAGGTCCCAAAAGGAGGCCCAGTGgcaggggagagagaagagacgGCAGCCCAAGAGCCAGACGAAAAGGACTCCGACTTCCTCCCATCTGTCTGCCTGGCCTCCCTCCTCCTGCTCGTTTTCATTCTGGTCTCCTGTTTACTCCTCCTCACAGACCCTGTGGCCCACCGGCCAGCACTTCCCCGCCCTCGGCCAGCCTTTGTTGAAGGTCATCTGGACCGGCTGCGGATCCTCTTCCCTGGCCAGAGGGAGGCACTGTGGAAAGCACTGAGCAGTGTGACCAGAGGGCGACCGCTGAGGGGAAGCCTGGTCTTGGTGGGCTGGGAGGAGTCTAGAAACACTCTGCTGCGCTTCTCCAAGAACTTAATCTCAGTGCTCTCGGGCTGCAGTGGGCCTGAGGCACAGAGCAAAATTGTGCGCCACAGAGACCTCTCTTTAGAGCACAGACTCTATCCTATGTCCCACTTTGCTATAGTTTCTGTTGTCATGGAGACAAGGGAGAATGTGGTGGGCGGGGTCATTGTAGAGCTGCAGAGCAGAAAGGGGGGCGGGGCAGTGGGAATAGAAACCACCACAGCGTTGCTACCGGAGCACCTGGGCAgtagagaggaggaggaagagttCATGGAAATAGGTGTCGCCATTGCAGTCGAGTTCCTGGTAAACCTCAATAGTACCCAGCAGGCCTTGCTAGGGGGAGTAGATATGACCATCCTAGTGGTGGAGCCAGAGGGGCTGTACAACAGTGGCTTTGTTTGTTAGGTCCTTAATGAAGGTGCATTCATCAGGAGCCTGTTTACTCCAGGACAGTTTTCTTAATTAAGAACACTACCCCCTGGACACCTACATAGTTAGTCAGGGTTGTTTTTAAAGAACAGGACTTCCTCACGGCtatcttttaaaacattgaaGACGGGATGTCACATTAGGAATGCCAAGTAGGATACATTGTTGGTGAGTTTGAAAGGTTTGAATATACAAATAGATTTTATAATGGTGTTGtccttatttttttacaataaaatttgAGAGTATATGTTTTGTTTCAGATGTTCTAATATTGTCGACAGATGGTCCTGTACCTTGCTGTTATGTGGGGGTGGTTCGATTAACACAACTTGCATTGTTAAACATGGCTTCTCCAAATACAGTATCATTGGATTAAGACATCTCATTCCTTTAAGAGGCAGTCAGTTTAGTTCCACATGAGGTTTCTGCATTTGCAAACTATGCCTAGCCTGAACATGTACAGTTCGGCAGTCAGTATGTTGGTGTGGTTCATCTTGAAGACATCGGGGGAAGCATtcttttaagacatttttcaGCAGGCAGTGTCGCGGAAGTTACTTTTCAAAAAGTAATGGTTTTACATTTACTTGAACAACATtttaactagttacagtaacttacTACTTTGAAAAAATGTAACTAGTTAGTTACAGTTGCAAATAGTTACTTCCCAGACACAGTTAACATtatacaaagatttttttttcagtttgggcAGGCTGCAGCTTGAAACATTCTTTCAAGATCCAGATGGAATACAAGATGATATAAAAAGTGCATTCACATAGTCATCAAGTGTCTTGCCCTGTTGAACACTTGTAGTACATTACCTAGTTTTGTTACCTGTCTGAAAGGAACCATCACCTTACAAAATCCTAAAAATGGTATCAACGTTCCAGCTAGGTGTTGCATGCAATCTGTTCTACTTAGGTGTTGCATGTAATGTGTTCCAGGTAGGTGTTGCATGCAATCTATTCCAGTAAGGTATTGCATGTAGTGTGTTCCAGTAAGATATTGCATGTAATATGTTCCACTAAGGTGTTGCATGCAATGTGTTACTCTCCAACATTGCACGCTGGGAACACAGACATGCACTGATGGGCTAAACGGTTTCcatttgttttgaacattttcttttaacaaagtAAAAGCTTACAATTATGAAGTGTTAGAAGGGCTGATACGATGCAGTGTTACACAGGCTATTTTGATAAGGTTATTCCTATTTAACTATTTCTTGTAAGGAGAAAAAACATCTATTGActttacaaaattattattaaacagcTAAGTCATGTAGTAGAAGGTTTAAGGTTTAAGTTTGTTtcttattacatttaaattgtcttaaataggagttaattaaataatGCAGTAAATGCATTGGGGtggacataagaaagtttacaaacgagaggagaacTCTTAACtgaatttataaaataactttgTTTGAGGACACACATAACCACTAGATGGTGTAATAAGGGTATTCATTTTGCATTGCACTATCAGCCTCCTATAGAAGTTTCAGAATGCATTTCACTACAACCCTGCACTTATTATGAGAACCCTTAATATTAGTGTTTGTTCCTGGGAATTTAAGAGAGTGTGTCCTTCAGTACCATAGGAATGAACACATGAATAGCTGATCATGTAAGAGGCTTTGCTCTGTAGTGCATTAGACCAAGTTGGAGCATATTGACTTACAAAGAAATAGAGCAGAGCAAAATGTTTGAAAGCCAGCCTGTAAATGTGTATAGCAATTGTCTCCTGTTGTTCTTGTCCTGTTACTGCGTGTTACACAACTCGAGGTGTAACACACTCAATGTACTTTATAAGGCTGCAAATCCAGATTGTGCTTATTCtacttttttaatgatgtcaCCAGAATACTTTTATTGCGTGATTTATATGATGAATAAGGCGCAAATGGAAGCGTTTTTTCTATATTCTATCTTAGTTGGCAAGTAAATATGTACTTTATTATCCCCTGCTTGGTGTGACATCAGTAAGTTGTAAAGAATTGGCTTCTCGGAGCGTTAAATGGAAGGCAGGGCCTGGAACAAGTCTGTTGTTGTGAAGTAAgtacgtgtcttatgctgatgtcagcattATTAactcagccgctaggaggagatccattgcAAA
This genomic window from Polyodon spathula isolate WHYD16114869_AA chromosome 52, ASM1765450v1, whole genome shotgun sequence contains:
- the LOC121307055 gene encoding uncharacterized protein LOC121307055, whose product is MAIVSSETETGKEDYVSEDGGADTPGEVPKGGPVAGEREETAAQEPDEKDSDFLPSVCLASLLLLVFILVSCLLLLTDPVAHRPALPRPRPAFVEGHLDRLRILFPGQREALWKALSSVTRGRPLRGSLVLVGWEESRNTLLRFSKNLISVLSGCSGPEAQSKIVRHRDLSLEHRLYPMSHFAIVSVVMETRENVVGGVIVELQSRKGGGAVGIETTTALLPEHLGSREEEEEFMEIGVAIAVEFLVNLNSTQQALLGGVDMTILVVEPEGLYNSGFVC